One genomic window of Rhinolophus ferrumequinum isolate MPI-CBG mRhiFer1 chromosome 23, mRhiFer1_v1.p, whole genome shotgun sequence includes the following:
- the EMILIN3 gene encoding EMILIN-3: protein MGRRRLPVWLCAVAALLSGAQAKGTPLLSRPAPPGVSRYNLYTTGWHPRLRPGPHKALCAYVVHRNVTCVLQEGAESYIKAEYRQCGWGPKCPGTVTYRTVLRPKYKVGYKTVTELSWRCCPGLTGQGCPEHLTDPRATPPHSEPESQIPSGQLGPGPRPPPSSRAAPSPYGRKGPGLFGERLERLEGDVRRLAQAYGTLSGLLTSHEDPSRITGGPRAPAAPVGFEVIPEGFVNPEDRAGRPLTPPLDEILSKVTEVSNTLQSKVQLLHEVHGLALGHEAHLQQLRDAPPSPLTSLALLDEYVDRRLHRLWGSLLDGFEQKLQGVQSTCDLQVQEVRQQCEEGQAASRRLHQSLDGRELALRRELSQLGTRLQGLSVAGAGSCCSQLALVSARMDSLERNLQVVTEAQRGHGPTSRDELTRLSAAMLDGGVDGLLEGLETLNGTESGMRGCCLGMKDGGWGVGGFRTVLEERVQSLEERLVALAGELSHDSTPPGRSAWPLVQTELAVLEQRLVSLETSCTPSTTSAILDNLMAEVKAWQSQIAVLLRQVASHTALLQQLNGTVAEVQGQLAGVTGSSLQGEITLLKVNLNSVSKSLTGLSDSVSRYSDAFLAANTSLDERERKVEAEVHAIQEQVSSQGSRLRAGHRQVLSLRGELEQLKAGVAGVAGGLSRCQDTAQELQHAMGHFDQRVAQVEGACGKLGLMAADLDSLPTESLRSREGLWDHVDQLNRTLAQHAQDIARLRDDLLDCRAQLAEQARPGQAD, encoded by the exons ATGGGCCGCCGCCGCCTGCCGGTCTGGCTGTGCGCCGTCGCGGCGCTGCTCTCTGGGGCGCAGGCCAAGGGCACCCCGCTCCTCTCGCGGCCCGCGCCGCCCGGTGTGTCCCGCTACAACCTCTACACGACGGGATGGCACCCGCGACTGCGTCCGGGGCCGCACAA GGCCCTCTGCGCCTACGTGGTGCACAGGAATGTGACCTGTGTCCTCCAGGAGGGAGCAGAGAGCTACATAAAGGCTGAGTACCGGCAGTGTGGATGGGGGCCCAAGTGCCCCGGGACAGTCAC GTACCGCACGGTGCTCAGACCCAAATACAAAGTCGGCTACAAGACTGTGACGGAGCTCTCCTGGCGTTGCTGTCCCGGGCTCACTGGACAAGGCTGCCCTGAGCACCTCACGGACCCTCGGGCCACCCCGCCCCATTCAGAGCCTGAGTCCCAGATTCCCTCTGGGCAGCTGGGACCGGGCCCCAGGCCCCCTCCTTCTAGCAGAGCGGCGCCCAGCCCCTACG gAAGGAAAGGCCCAGGGCTGTTTGGTGAGCGGCTGGAACGCCTGGAGGGTGATGTCCGGCGCCTGGCACAAGCATATGGTACTCTCAGCGGCCTGCTGACCAGCCATGAGGACCCCAGCAGGATTACTGGTGGCCCCAGAGCTCCTGCTGCCCCAGTGGGCTTTGAGGTCATCCCCGAGGGGTTTGTGAACCCTGAAGACAGAGCTGGAAGGCCGCTTACACCTCCCCTGGACGAGATCTTGAGCAAGGTGACAGAGGTGAGCAACACGCTCCAGAGCAAGGTGCAGCTGCTGCACGAGGTGCACGGGCTGGCCCTCGGCCACGAGGCCCACCTGCAGCAGCTGCGGGACGCACCCCCATCTCCACTTACCTCCCTGGCCCTGTTGGATGAGTATGTGGACCGACGGCTGCACCGACTCTGGGGGAGCCTGCTGGATGGCTTCGAGCAGAAGCTGCAAGGTGTCCAGAGCACATGTGACCTGCAGGTGCAGGAGGTTCGGCAGCAGTGTGAGGAGGGCCAGGCGGCCAGCCGAAGGCTGCACCAGAGCCTGGATGGCCGGGAGCTGGCCCTGCGCCGGGAGCTCTCACAGCTGGGTACCCGGCTGCAAGGCCTAAGTGTGGCTGGCGCTGGGAGCTGCTGCAGCCAGCTGGCCCTGGTCAGTGCCCGCATGGACAGCCTCGAGAGGAACCTGCAGGTAGTCACTGAGGCCCAAAGGGGCCACGGCCCCACCTCCAGGGATGAGCTCACGCGGCTGTCTGCGGCCATGCTTGACGGGGGTGTTGATGGACTTCTTGAGGGCCTGGAGACCCTCAATGGGACGGAGAGTGGCATGAGGGGCTGCTGTCTGGGGATGAAGGACGGGGGATGGGGTGTGGGCGGCTTCAGGACCGTGCTGGAAGAGCGTGTGCAGAGCCTAGAGGAGCGCCTGGTGGCACTGGCTGGGGAGCTAAGCCATGACAGCACTCCACCAGGGAGGTCGGCGTGGCCCCTGGTGCAGACAGAGCTGGCCGTGCTGGAGCAACGGCTGGTTTCGCTAGAGACCTCGTGCACCCCCAGCACCACCTCAGCCATCCTGGACAACCTCATGGCAGAGGTGAAGGCCTGGCAGAGCCAGATTGCGGTCCTTCTACGCCAGGTAGCCAGCCACACGGCCCTGCTCCAGCAGCTCAATGGCACCGTGGCCGAGGTCCAGGGACAGCTGGCAGGAGTGACAGGCAGCTCCCTCCAGGGCGAGATCACCCTGCTCAAGGTCAATCTGAACTCTGTGAGCAAGTCGCTCACAGGCCTCAGTGACTCCGTCAGCCGGTACTCTGATGCCTTCTTGGCCGCCAACACCTCCCTGGATGAGCGGGAGCGCAAGGTGGAGGCCGAGGTCCACGCCATCCAGGAGCAGGTCAGCAGCCAAGGCTCGCGGCTTCGGGCTGGCCACAGGCAGGTCCTGAGCCTGCGGGGGGAGCTGGAGCAACTCAAGGCCGGTGTGGCCGGTGTGGCCGGCGGGCTGAGCCGCTGCCAGGACACAGCCCAGGAACTCCAGCACGCAATGGGCCACTTCGACCAGAGGGTAGCACAAGTGGAGGGTGCGTGTGGGAAGCTGGGCCTGATGGCTGCAGACCTGGACAGCTTGCCCACCGAGTCGCTCAGGTCCAGGGAGGGTCTATGGGACCATGTGGACCAGCTGAATCGCACGCTGGCCCAGCACGCACAGGACATCGCCCGCCTCCGGGACGATCTGTTGGACTGCCGGGCCCAGCTGGCCGAGCAGGCGCGGCCAGGGCAGGCTGACTAG